One genomic window of Aquisalimonas sp. 2447 includes the following:
- a CDS encoding U32 family peptidase: MQPRITLGPCQYFWPRESAEAFYADIADSPVDVVYLGESVCPKRRELRPDDWIALGRELAIAGKEVVLSTLTLIEARSEIGVVRRVCDNGEFLVEANDMAAVQILRERRLPFVGGPFLNIYNSHTLAHLQRQGMQRWVMPLEMQGQTLTALLDHAGPQRPQTEVFAYGRMPLAWSARCFTARHHDLPKDQCGLRCIDDPDGRAMHTREGERFLTINGIQTQSGRVLNLLPAWQELAEAGADLLRISPRLTGTHERINRLHAAIGNRATPEPDGDNDEDCIGYWYGEAGMAAPGQLMRDSPS; this comes from the coding sequence ATGCAACCGCGCATCACCCTGGGACCGTGTCAGTACTTCTGGCCACGCGAGAGTGCCGAAGCATTCTACGCGGACATCGCCGACAGCCCCGTGGACGTGGTGTACCTGGGCGAGAGCGTCTGCCCGAAACGCCGCGAGCTCCGCCCTGACGACTGGATCGCCCTGGGCCGCGAGCTTGCGATCGCCGGCAAGGAGGTGGTGCTGTCCACGCTGACGTTGATCGAGGCGCGCTCGGAGATCGGCGTGGTACGCCGTGTCTGTGACAATGGGGAGTTCCTGGTGGAGGCCAACGACATGGCCGCGGTGCAGATCCTGCGCGAGCGCCGCCTGCCCTTCGTTGGTGGCCCGTTCCTGAACATCTACAACAGCCACACCCTGGCCCATCTCCAGCGTCAGGGCATGCAACGTTGGGTCATGCCGCTGGAGATGCAGGGACAGACCCTGACGGCCCTGCTGGACCACGCCGGACCGCAGCGACCGCAAACCGAGGTTTTTGCCTACGGCCGCATGCCCCTGGCCTGGTCCGCCCGCTGCTTCACCGCCCGCCATCACGACCTGCCCAAGGATCAGTGCGGCCTGCGCTGCATCGACGACCCGGACGGCCGCGCCATGCATACCCGCGAGGGCGAACGGTTTCTGACCATCAACGGCATTCAGACCCAGTCCGGCCGGGTTCTCAATCTCCTCCCCGCATGGCAGGAGCTGGCCGAGGCCGGTGCGGACCTGCTGCGAATCAGTCCCCGCCTGACGGGGACGCACGAACGCATCAATCGCCTGCATGCGGCGATCGGCAACCGCGCAACACCGGAACCCGACGGCGATAACGACGAGGACTGCATCGGTTACTGGTACGGCGAAGCCGGCATGGCGGCGCCGGGACAGCTCATGCGTGATAGCCCGAGCTGA
- a CDS encoding SCP2 domain-containing protein, with product MQLPMPRPSRLLAPLRYLPSAPLEVVIARVTSHLLADPLADGALEGLTGGALVVRMSDPEVELRFTLAGARVCPASSGDEPRVIVRAALEDLVLVLAQRTDPDTLFFQRRLRLEGDTALGLEVKNLLDAIDPAALPGPVQRVLDRAAASIIDDTNAGISSGYHA from the coding sequence ATGCAGTTACCCATGCCGCGACCGTCACGTCTGCTGGCGCCGTTGCGCTATCTGCCGTCGGCGCCCCTGGAAGTTGTCATTGCCCGGGTAACCAGTCACCTGCTGGCGGACCCGTTGGCGGACGGTGCCCTGGAGGGCCTGACCGGGGGCGCCCTGGTGGTCCGGATGAGCGATCCTGAGGTTGAATTGCGCTTTACCTTGGCAGGCGCCCGGGTGTGCCCGGCCTCATCCGGGGACGAGCCGCGGGTGATCGTGCGTGCCGCACTGGAGGACCTGGTGCTGGTGCTGGCGCAGCGCACGGATCCGGATACGTTGTTCTTTCAGCGCCGGTTGCGCCTGGAAGGGGACACTGCGCTGGGCCTGGAGGTGAAGAATCTCCTGGATGCCATCGATCCCGCCGCCTTGCCCGGCCCCGTTCAACGGGTCCTGGACCGCGCGGCGGCGAGTATTATCGACGACACCAACGCCGGCATCAGCTCGGGCTATCACGCATGA
- a CDS encoding NfeD family protein produces the protein MDLDPWSIWLLISLVLLAIEIMLMGAAGGLLLAWSLMAFAAMLAALGGAGLTMQLVTAGVVGLVAMPAMIWMFRRTTEGVAGATTVKARITRRHGKLGVVVRGDFFAAEHADGRELHEGEEVIVQDYKGLTALVRHAEP, from the coding sequence GTGGATCTGGACCCCTGGAGCATCTGGCTTCTAATCTCACTGGTTCTGCTGGCCATCGAGATCATGCTCATGGGCGCCGCCGGTGGGTTGCTGCTGGCCTGGAGCCTCATGGCCTTTGCCGCCATGCTGGCGGCGCTGGGCGGCGCCGGCCTGACCATGCAGCTGGTCACCGCCGGGGTCGTCGGCCTGGTGGCCATGCCGGCGATGATCTGGATGTTCCGTCGCACCACCGAGGGCGTGGCGGGAGCCACCACCGTGAAGGCGCGAATCACCCGCCGTCACGGCAAGCTCGGCGTGGTGGTCCGGGGCGACTTCTTCGCCGCGGAGCACGCGGACGGGCGCGAGCTCCATGAAGGAGAAGAAGTCATTGTCCAGGACTACAAGGGGCTCACCGCCCTGGTCCGTCATGCGGAGCCGTAA
- a CDS encoding serine hydrolase, translating into MRSRNPFRLRPGSMALLLLIAAALLAVAWWAPTAHDFARVATGFGAKQMCSGVFVSGREPEQVRSSDMADLPAIVSTSVDRNAGSATARIGPVHREARHRDGLGCSLVFNGENTAALPTPPAREEESPEPLAEANADDPRRLALAPLVAAAFGEPDADMRRGTRAVIILHRGELVAEEYAPGFDADTPLPGWSMAKSVVHALTGILLAEDTVALDDGIPGWDEADDQRRDITLRHLLQMTPGLAFDEDYTSPLGDPIRMLFGEPSAPGFVRDKPMTHAPGHGWEYTSGTTNLLVWVLREAVADEGRWATFPRDALFRPMGMRSAVMETDAKGNFVGSSFMYATARDWARFGQLYLQDGQWEGTRLLPEGWVDFARQPAPHAPEGSYGAHFWLNRGDPDNGDRPWPALPEDTYAASGYQGQEVVIVPSADLVVVRLGLSRPREAWDREWFVAGALEVLDRVD; encoded by the coding sequence ATGCGGAGCCGTAATCCGTTCCGCCTGCGCCCGGGCTCCATGGCACTGCTGTTACTCATCGCCGCCGCCCTCCTCGCCGTCGCCTGGTGGGCCCCCACAGCCCACGATTTTGCCAGGGTGGCCACCGGCTTCGGTGCCAAGCAGATGTGCTCCGGGGTGTTCGTCTCCGGGCGAGAGCCCGAGCAGGTGCGATCCTCGGACATGGCCGACCTGCCCGCCATCGTGAGCACCTCGGTGGACCGGAACGCCGGCAGCGCCACGGCACGGATCGGCCCGGTCCATCGGGAGGCGCGTCACCGGGACGGGCTGGGCTGCAGCCTGGTATTCAATGGGGAGAATACCGCGGCACTACCGACTCCGCCTGCGCGGGAGGAGGAATCGCCGGAACCACTTGCCGAGGCCAATGCCGACGACCCGCGTCGCCTCGCCCTCGCGCCGCTGGTGGCCGCCGCCTTCGGCGAACCGGATGCCGACATGCGGCGCGGCACCCGGGCGGTGATCATCCTTCATCGTGGCGAACTGGTGGCCGAAGAGTACGCCCCCGGCTTCGACGCCGACACGCCACTCCCCGGCTGGTCCATGGCCAAGAGCGTGGTGCACGCCCTCACCGGGATCCTGCTGGCCGAAGACACCGTGGCGCTGGACGACGGCATTCCGGGCTGGGACGAGGCCGACGACCAGCGCCGTGACATCACCCTGCGTCACCTGTTGCAGATGACGCCGGGCCTGGCCTTCGACGAGGATTACACATCGCCGCTGGGCGATCCCATCCGCATGCTCTTCGGCGAGCCCAGCGCCCCCGGATTCGTTCGCGACAAACCCATGACCCATGCCCCCGGCCACGGATGGGAGTACACCAGCGGCACCACCAACCTGCTGGTCTGGGTACTCCGCGAGGCGGTCGCCGATGAGGGGCGCTGGGCCACCTTCCCCCGGGATGCCTTATTCAGGCCCATGGGCATGCGCAGCGCCGTCATGGAGACGGATGCGAAAGGCAATTTCGTCGGTTCGTCATTCATGTACGCTACAGCGCGGGACTGGGCGCGCTTCGGCCAGCTGTACCTGCAGGACGGCCAGTGGGAGGGCACGCGCCTGCTTCCGGAAGGCTGGGTGGACTTCGCCCGCCAGCCCGCGCCGCATGCCCCCGAGGGCAGTTACGGTGCGCACTTCTGGCTCAACCGGGGTGATCCGGACAATGGCGACCGTCCCTGGCCGGCGCTGCCCGAAGACACCTATGCCGCATCCGGCTACCAGGGGCAGGAGGTGGTGATCGTGCCGTCGGCGGACCTGGTGGTGGTCCGGCTCGGCCTCTCCCGGCCCCGCGAGGCCTGGGACCGGGAGTGGTTCGTGGCAGGCGCCCTGGAGGTGCTGGACCGGGTCGACTGA
- a CDS encoding alpha/beta fold hydrolase — METRVHGETAYVYTGTHPVDPDRSTWLFVHGAGMDHSVWILQSRYFAFHGQNALAVDLPGHGRSGGEAIDSIEGQADWLAALLDSLGVGSARVVGHSMGSLAALDLAARHPRSIDALVLTGSGFPMPVAEPLLEAARTDDRSAVEMIMNWSLSPRSHLGGNQAPGLWLYGQGERLLEQAAPGVLFTDLSACNAYQAGMERAAEIRCPVHFILGSADMMTPPRAAAKLRGAMTGAATSGVTLPGCGHMVPMERPNEFLDSLIGLSVD; from the coding sequence ATGGAAACCCGCGTGCATGGTGAAACCGCCTACGTCTATACCGGAACCCATCCCGTCGACCCGGATCGGAGCACCTGGCTGTTCGTCCACGGTGCCGGCATGGATCACTCCGTGTGGATTCTGCAGAGCCGGTACTTTGCCTTTCACGGGCAGAACGCCCTGGCGGTGGACCTCCCCGGGCACGGTCGCTCGGGTGGTGAGGCCATTGATTCCATCGAGGGGCAGGCGGACTGGCTGGCGGCGCTGCTGGACAGCCTCGGCGTGGGGTCAGCGCGCGTGGTCGGGCACAGCATGGGTTCCCTGGCGGCGCTGGATCTGGCCGCGCGGCATCCACGGAGCATCGATGCCCTGGTGCTCACCGGCTCCGGCTTTCCCATGCCGGTGGCAGAGCCGCTGCTGGAGGCGGCCCGGACCGATGACCGCAGCGCCGTGGAAATGATCATGAACTGGAGTCTGAGTCCCCGGTCGCATCTGGGCGGCAACCAGGCGCCCGGGTTGTGGCTCTACGGCCAGGGCGAGCGGCTGTTGGAGCAGGCCGCCCCCGGCGTGTTGTTCACCGACCTCAGTGCCTGTAACGCCTATCAGGCCGGGATGGAGCGTGCGGCGGAGATCCGCTGCCCGGTGCACTTCATTCTCGGCAGTGCCGACATGATGACGCCGCCCAGAGCGGCGGCGAAACTGCGCGGCGCCATGACCGGGGCCGCCACATCGGGGGTGACGCTGCCCGGCTGTGGTCATATGGTGCCCATGGAACGGCCCAACGAGTTCCTGGATTCCCTGATCGGCCTTTCCGTCGACTGA
- a CDS encoding O-acetylhomoserine aminocarboxypropyltransferase, with protein MNRPSGPFQFDTLSLHAGQQPDPATGARATPIYQTTSFVFRDSDQAASLFNGERGGHVYSRISNPTNAVLEERIAALEGGVGAIATASGQAALHLAIATLMGAGGHIVASHSLYGGSHNLLTYTLPRFGITTTFVNPRDPEAFRAAIRPETRLVFGEVLGNPGLDVLDIGAVADVAHAHGLPLLIDSTFTTPYLCRPFDHGADLVYHSATKFLGGHGVAVGGLLVDSGGFDWDASGLFPELTEPYAGFHNMDFTEEYGPSAFLLRARKEGLRDFGACMSPTTAFHFLQGLETLPLRMQRHVDNTRMLVAFLADHEAVEEVGYPEQEDHPDHALASRLLPKGAGAVFSFTIKGGRAAGRRFTESLNLFSHLANVGDAKSLVIHPASTTHHRMSREALEAAGISEGMIRLSVGIEDPEDLINDLKRALRASQKEAR; from the coding sequence ATGAACCGTCCATCGGGACCGTTCCAGTTCGATACCCTGAGCCTGCATGCCGGCCAGCAGCCCGATCCGGCCACCGGAGCGCGGGCCACTCCCATCTACCAGACCACGTCTTTCGTGTTCCGCGACAGTGATCAGGCCGCGTCGCTGTTCAATGGCGAGCGGGGCGGTCACGTGTATTCGCGCATCTCCAACCCCACCAACGCGGTGCTGGAAGAGCGCATTGCCGCGCTGGAGGGAGGGGTCGGTGCCATCGCCACCGCCAGCGGCCAGGCGGCGCTGCACCTGGCCATTGCCACGCTGATGGGGGCGGGTGGCCATATCGTCGCCTCGCATTCCCTGTACGGCGGCAGTCACAACCTGCTGACCTACACGCTGCCGCGCTTCGGCATCACCACGACGTTCGTGAACCCGCGGGACCCGGAGGCGTTCCGGGCGGCGATCCGGCCCGAGACCCGCCTGGTGTTCGGCGAGGTGCTGGGTAATCCGGGCCTGGATGTGCTGGATATCGGTGCCGTGGCGGATGTAGCCCATGCCCACGGTCTGCCGCTGTTGATCGACTCCACCTTCACCACGCCGTACCTGTGTCGGCCCTTTGACCACGGCGCGGACCTGGTCTACCACTCGGCCACCAAGTTTCTCGGTGGCCACGGTGTGGCGGTGGGCGGGCTGCTGGTGGACAGCGGCGGTTTCGACTGGGATGCCTCCGGGTTGTTTCCGGAACTCACCGAGCCCTACGCCGGCTTCCACAATATGGACTTCACCGAGGAGTACGGGCCCAGTGCGTTTCTGTTACGGGCGCGCAAGGAGGGTCTGCGCGACTTCGGTGCCTGCATGAGCCCCACCACCGCCTTCCATTTTCTGCAGGGGCTGGAGACACTGCCGCTGCGCATGCAGCGCCACGTGGACAACACCCGCATGCTGGTGGCGTTCCTTGCCGACCACGAGGCGGTGGAGGAGGTGGGCTACCCGGAGCAGGAAGATCATCCGGATCACGCTCTGGCCAGTCGCCTGCTGCCCAAGGGCGCCGGCGCGGTGTTCAGTTTTACCATCAAGGGCGGGCGGGCCGCCGGCCGGCGCTTCACCGAAAGCCTGAATCTGTTCTCTCACCTGGCCAACGTCGGGGATGCCAAATCCCTGGTGATCCACCCGGCCAGCACTACCCATCACCGCATGAGCCGGGAGGCCCTGGAGGCCGCGGGGATTTCCGAGGGCATGATTCGACTGTCCGTGGGGATCGAGGATCCGGAGGACCTGATCAACGACCTCAAGCGCGCCCTGCGCGCCAGTCAGAAGGAGGCCCGCTGA